TAAGGGATGTTATAGAATCTAAGCTAGTGAGTGTGGAGAAGGTCTCAACTGAGGATAACCCCTCAGATATGATGACCAAGTCAGTCCCTTGGTCTAAGTTCAGACAACTTAGTTGGTATGGAGTCTAGAATAAGTCCCCATTAGAGGGGACAATGCAGGAATGAGCCaatgatgagaaaaaaaaaaaattctggtaaaTAAATGtttgccaaggtggagatttgtaatATATAGTTGTCAATACATTTATATGATACGTACCATTTAATTTGCTATATGTTCTCTTGAAGTGATTAGTATATGGATGGTGGACAAGTGGCAAGATCTGGACCGTTCAAGATAAGTCTATTAAGCTGCCGGATCACGTGAGTCAGCCTGTGCATCCTTCCAGAAGGTCTGAGAGCTGAGCCGCTGGATCATTACACGTGTTGACATCTCTTGTAAACTATATATACTTAACGATACGGTGTAAACCTAATTCGATTTGATTCATTGTGTACTAAGCGGCTGTTTTGAGAGACAGAGAGCTCgggagagaaaacagagagggATTTTAGGGTTTTTCATGGTTTCCTTGTAGAGAGAAGAAATCTGAGTGATTTCTGGTGTTTTCTGAGAGGGATCTTGTTACTCTAAATGTACTGAGACTTCTTTGTGAAGTATTGAtcatcaataaagagctctaaggcccattcctgccgtggacgtagaccactagggtcgaaccacgtatatTGGTgtgttctttcttgtttttcatagcctttaatattctttcatatTCTTTATTGGAAATATTTGCATCTTGATATATTCTGATAGATTATCTTGTTGAATCTGTATAACATGCGAGTAAATAGCATTCTGTAAATATATTGATGATATGGTCATGTACTGGTATACTGTTGTTTCGATGGTTGTAGTTGATGTCAATCTGAGGTTATTGTGATTCTTGCATctgagtttatttttggattcaaaTCACACTGTTTTTAAACAGACCGAAAGGTTTTATATTCGTAACTGGTTTTGTTTACTACCACAATAACCTAAAGCTTTTATAAACAAAAGCTGTTTTATAACACGTATCAATTCAGATAATCTAATATTACCTTAGCATTCAAACGCAATCTAAAACAAGTTTTGTGGATGGAACTTTCACTTAAACAATAGATCAATCTGAACCATTGCATGGTATGTGGTTTCATTGCAACCACACTGTCCTTTCATGGATTCTTAATTCACTTACCAAAAAAACTGTTGTTAGTGTCATTAATACCATCATTGATGACTAGGTTTGGAGAACTTGAACGCTCGATTTACTCAAGAAGGTAATGGTCCTAGCTTGTTTCAACTAAAGAAAGTTCTTACTTTCTTGACTCAAGACCAATCTTTTATAAGTTCCTATTACACTAGATTGAAAGCTGTGTGGGATGAATTTTCTACTGTAAACGATTCCCAGTTGTTTTTGTAATCCAATATTTTCTCGTGAAGATTTAAAGAAAGTGAATGATCAGCATGAAAAGGAATATGTTAAGTTCAATTTCTAATAGGGTTAAATGATTAATCTACACGTGTTGAGATATATTTGGCCAACTAGACTTATATTATAGGTTAATATATCCTAATTAACTATCCTGACCCCACAGGAGCCATCAAATGACAGATTGCGTAGGCCATGAATCGTGAAAATTAGAAGGGGTAAactattgaaaaatgaaaggaaacaagAAATCAAATAAAGTGAATTGCTGCTAGCTGCTATTTCACAAGCTCTTGAAGGCCGACTATCTATATACTGGCATTAATAATGCATGCGTACTTCAGTACTTGCATCTAAGTCTAGGTATAGAGGCGCGTTACAGGCATATATgattctaaatttctaattgcAATTGGCATGCAGGGTCATTATTTTGaatcttaattaattactaTAACCATATATGCATCAATATTAATATGTCTAATATTAATTTCATGATCAGCTCAAATCGCGAATCGTCGTGATGATGTCTGATGGCGTGCTCTGATCACTCCTGATCATATAtcactaattattttatttatagccaaaaacaaataaagttaACATTTTAAAAGGATTTCTAAACTTAATATgtcagtactatatatataatttatttaatatataataatgttttatatatactatGACGCACTCAGTGACATCATAAGATTTTACATTCTTGGATTGATCTCTGTTCAGAAGGAcgagaaaatataaaaattactttaattaataGGCATATCGTGTGCGTATCCCATAGTTATATACTTACACTCAAATCAGTCAATCCGCCAATGATCTTGAATTAAATTCTACATTAATATTATATCCACTGTAAATTGGAATATCgaaaactataaatatatattatatatactagctaGTATATATAGTACGTTCCTGCGCGCCTGCATGCGGCCATACTGACCATCACTCTAGCTCATCGCACACAAAAATCATCATCCGAGCAATGGGAAACAAAGCAGTACTCTTCGGTCTTaccttttctttcctcttattCTCGAGTAAGAACCTCTGATATTATTCCCGCTTTCTCGATCTCCTTTTTGGTTTTCGATCAATATTTCTAGATCTGGTTCTGAAGCATTATATTAATGAACCAGCATTTATGCACGTCCTTCAGTTTTCTGAAATGGCCTTCGTgatctttctttaatttcttcctTAATTTGCTAGGTGATTTTTACCTCCAGTACTAATTATGATTTTTCATTGTACGTGTTATATATGGTACTTAATTAACGTAAATATACATGTATTATATGGAGTAGCAATAGCACTGTACGaggaatataatatatatatatatatatatatatgatactgATAACTTAATTATGCATGCGCGCGTGTAGGGGCTCGCTCGGTTGCATTCACAATAAAAAACAACTGCCCCTACACGATATGGCCAGGAACATTGACTGGTGGCGGGCCTCAGTTATCATCAACCGGGTTCCAGCTAGACTCCGGAGCTTCGTTAACCCTTGATGTTCAACCCAAGTGGTCAGGCCGCATGTGGGCTCGATCCCACTGCTCCAATACCAACGGCAAGTTCACTTGTGGCACAGCCGACTGCGGCTCTGGCCAGATCACATGCAACGGTGCGGGTGGAATCCCGCCAGCCTCGCTCGTAGAGTTTACTCTAGCAGACAATGGCGGGCAAGATTTCTACGATGTTAGCCTCGTGGATGGGTTCAATTTGCCCGTATCAATAACACCGCAAGGCGGCTCGGTTGGGTGCCAAAGCACGAGCTGCCCCAAAGATGTGAACCAGGTTTGCCCGCCGGAACTGTCAGTTAAAGGATTTAACGGGGAGGTTATCGCCTGCAAGAGCGCGTGTGAGGTTTTCAATCAGCCGCAGTACTGTTGCAGCGGAGAGTATGGGACACCAGAGAGATGTCCACCGACGACATATTCTGAGATTTTCAAGGATCAGTGTCCCCAGGCTTATAGCTACGCCTACGATGACAAGACTAGCACATTTACATGCACCGGTGGAGCTAATTATCTCATTACATTCTGTCCTTGACGTACAAGTTGGATCAATTGAAGCTgttccaataataataataattccttCCATCAATTCATAGACACATGATGAGGCATTAataaagctatatatatatatatggataaatAATTAGGCCGTGCATGCAAGCTTGATTTATTTTGGCGGCCAATTACAAAACATTATTTAATGGattattattaatatgattatacTTTTTGCTAGCCGAATAATGTCTGATCATTTATAATGATAGgaataattaatatttgatgttgCTCATGATAGTTGTACAGtttaattttccttttagtACGTACTTGCTTGCATGATCTATAACTAGAATTGTACATGGTTCATGTGCGAATACATGAATTAGCTAGTAAGGTCGATGAGTATGTAATTCATGACCTCACCAaggcatatatgcatgcacgAAGCTGGATGatattatcttaatttattcgAGCTAGAATGAAAccatttagttttattataatgAAGAtggattttatattaattatttggaTTTCAGAATCTTCATCCCAATATATATCATATGTACGTACTGGGATTCATTTTcagtattttaataattaaaacaatattatatcTATAGTTGTGGTACTAATGAAAGAAAGCAGGTACGTACATTCATCTACAACATCATTTTTTCGGTactaaagttgaaaaaattatacatgACTGATAATCCAAAAgacaactttttattttttattctttttacaattctattttaaatactggccggtaattttataatattagttatacAATAATTAgaagagtaatattatttttaaaaaattttctctagttataaaaatattgctctagaagagtaatattataataattatagatctattttaaataataataatcaatggCTATCAAAGCTCTCAATATCAACCTTATAATCGGCCTCCTATTGCTCATTGCAGGTTATTGACTAATCCGTCCTTCAGCATTGATCTGATCTGGCTAAAACTAGTATTGTATATGTATGTGCGCGCGCATGTGTGATTTTTCATTGTCTTGTTACGTTTccg
This sequence is a window from Carya illinoinensis cultivar Pawnee chromosome 9, C.illinoinensisPawnee_v1, whole genome shotgun sequence. Protein-coding genes within it:
- the LOC122277400 gene encoding thaumatin-like protein 1; amino-acid sequence: MGNKAVLFGLTFSFLLFSRARSVAFTIKNNCPYTIWPGTLTGGGPQLSSTGFQLDSGASLTLDVQPKWSGRMWARSHCSNTNGKFTCGTADCGSGQITCNGAGGIPPASLVEFTLADNGGQDFYDVSLVDGFNLPVSITPQGGSVGCQSTSCPKDVNQVCPPELSVKGFNGEVIACKSACEVFNQPQYCCSGEYGTPERCPPTTYSEIFKDQCPQAYSYAYDDKTSTFTCTGGANYLITFCP